AGTCAAGGCTCGTATCTTCTCCATAGGTTACGGAAGAGGCATTTGGAAAAAGAAAATAGGAGAGACTACCTTTCAGGTCACCGGAATTCCTTTGGGCGGTTACGTTCTTTTCAAAGGAGACGACGGTCTCGCGCTAAAGGGAGAAAAAGGAGAATTCCTTTCCACTCCTCCTTTGAAACGCATGATCCCCGTGATCGGCGGGCCCCTATTTAATCTCATCCTTGGGTATATTATAATATTCAGTTTATATACTTTCGGTTATAGACCCACTGGAACTCGGATCTATCTGGAACCTGCATACAACGAATTTTCTCCCGGATACCAGGCGGGACTTAGAAGCGGAGATAAGATCGTAGAGGTGAACGGCGCTAAAACCGAGACCAAATACGAACTGTTATCCGAGATCGGTCTGGCAAAGGGACAGGATATCCATATCAAAGTGGATCGGGACGGAAAAGAATTGGATTTCGTATTCTCCGATCCCCAAATAGGAATCGATTTCGCGGGAGAAAGAAGGGTAGAAGTCACCTTCGGAATCAAACAACAACTTACTCATTGGTTCCAATCCAAGATTTCCTCCTTGGACAAGGGAGGGGAGGCTTCCCATTATATGCAGGAGAGAGCGGAAAAAACCGTCGCCTCGGATAGATTCTCTCCTCGGGAACTCGCCTTGATGGAAGCCGAGACCAGAAAAAAAGCCCAGGAGTCCAGGGCCATGGATTTTCTGAACGACGGAGACAAGATTCTTTCCGTAAACGGAATCGAAGTGCATTCCGTTCCCGAGTTGCAATCCACTCTGGGAAAATTCCAAAACGAAAAAGTGAAACTGGTCGTGGACCGGAAAAAA
This sequence is a window from Leptospira wolffii serovar Khorat str. Khorat-H2. Protein-coding genes within it:
- a CDS encoding site-2 protease family protein, with amino-acid sequence MLAKILGIVFMLALCIFIHELGHLVMGWLVGVKARIFSIGYGRGIWKKKIGETTFQVTGIPLGGYVLFKGDDGLALKGEKGEFLSTPPLKRMIPVIGGPLFNLILGYIIIFSLYTFGYRPTGTRIYLEPAYNEFSPGYQAGLRSGDKIVEVNGAKTETKYELLSEIGLAKGQDIHIKVDRDGKELDFVFSDPQIGIDFAGERRVEVTFGIKQQLTHWFQSKISSLDKGGEASHYMQERAEKTVASDRFSPRELALMEAETRKKAQESRAMDFLNDGDKILSVNGIEVHSVPELQSTLGKFQNEKVKLVVDRKKYPLLNPWTREKAEAEMTVLPAFVVELKNLKDKKYPEIPISTVSLQSHDAEIKLKLMSMKIDGKSFASTEELQKEVESKLGKRVQLQVGDQTWEATLGIRKIGLLGFIASRSVQEEQLDRNLSFGEIFIQSNKDIGKIISDNIRGLGMLFSGRSPVKDSVAGPVGLAKASGQFLEEGLYSYFQFIAFISIALMIMNLLPIPVADGGHIVFFTYEAIAGRPLPLAVQEQILKIGFFFLLFLGLYVTYHDVLR